A genomic region of Micromonospora sp. NBC_01796 contains the following coding sequences:
- a CDS encoding response regulator transcription factor, with protein MRTVLVCVRTPLAAQSVASAAARLGLAAVVRTAISDPEVMLRLAERPADVLLVDTALTRPDSVGFTRRVLARAPGAAILLLGAEEPGVAAAVIAAGGRGLLPGGDHDLVSVVAKAMLLLSTPGRGGRGTGLTGAGGSTGAPLPAEVAGAAGRATAERLSGAASRLPARPGAVPGGSGPVVTGPALGSDHGGRADAADDTGGANPQTGPTVVPVQRGDDVPGEHRAPADGDGPPADGSDARTNTPPDNRFTGPRRGDPANTGGYGRPAAAAAGPGATGPLRRAALTERELQVLLGMADGKSNAEIGRELFVSEDTVKTHARRLFRKLGARDRAHAVAAGFRAGLVA; from the coding sequence GTGCGTACTGTCCTCGTCTGTGTCCGGACACCGCTCGCGGCGCAGAGCGTCGCGTCCGCCGCGGCCCGGCTCGGGCTGGCGGCCGTGGTGCGTACGGCGATCTCCGATCCCGAGGTGATGCTGCGCCTGGCCGAACGCCCGGCCGACGTGCTGCTGGTCGACACCGCGCTCACCCGGCCGGACAGCGTGGGTTTCACCCGACGGGTGCTGGCCCGCGCCCCCGGGGCGGCGATCCTGCTGCTCGGGGCGGAGGAACCCGGCGTCGCGGCGGCGGTCATCGCGGCCGGCGGTCGGGGACTGCTGCCCGGCGGCGACCACGACCTGGTCAGTGTGGTGGCGAAGGCGATGCTCCTGCTCAGTACGCCCGGTCGGGGCGGCCGGGGCACCGGGCTCACCGGTGCCGGCGGGTCGACCGGCGCACCCCTGCCCGCTGAGGTCGCCGGTGCCGCCGGACGGGCCACCGCCGAACGGTTGTCCGGTGCGGCCTCACGACTGCCGGCGCGCCCCGGTGCGGTTCCCGGCGGGAGCGGTCCGGTGGTGACCGGCCCGGCGCTCGGCTCGGACCACGGCGGACGGGCCGACGCGGCGGACGACACCGGTGGGGCCAATCCGCAGACCGGGCCGACCGTGGTTCCGGTACAGCGCGGCGACGACGTTCCCGGCGAGCATCGGGCTCCCGCCGACGGCGACGGCCCGCCGGCCGACGGCTCCGACGCCCGGACGAACACGCCCCCGGACAACCGGTTCACCGGCCCCCGGCGGGGCGACCCGGCGAACACCGGTGGTTACGGTCGACCTGCGGCGGCCGCCGCCGGACCCGGTGCGACCGGCCCGCTGCGGCGCGCGGCGTTGACCGAGCGGGAGTTGCAGGTGCTGCTCGGCATGGCGGACGGAAAGAGCAACGCGGAGATCGGCCGGGAGCTGTTCGTCTCGGAGGACACCGTCAAGACCCACGCCCGCCGGCTGTTCCGCAAGCTCGGCGCCCGGGACCGGGCCCACGCGGTAGCCGCCGGCTTCCGAGCCGGTCTGGTCGCCTGA
- a CDS encoding DUF5319 domain-containing protein, producing MHDEPIDPFNGDPADPSAGLDDPVEDADLDPLSEVERQDVLEDLADLEIYQALLGPTGVRGLVIECEDCHEPHYFDWDLLRGNLRHLLSSGRPRVHEPAFDPDPDHYVTWEYARGYADGVHDTLAEGTDDDEEDPST from the coding sequence GTGCACGACGAGCCGATCGACCCGTTCAACGGCGACCCCGCCGATCCGTCAGCGGGCCTCGACGACCCCGTCGAGGACGCCGACCTTGATCCGCTTTCCGAGGTCGAGCGGCAGGATGTCCTGGAGGACCTGGCCGACCTGGAGATCTACCAGGCGTTGCTGGGGCCGACCGGCGTCCGTGGCCTGGTGATCGAGTGCGAGGACTGCCACGAGCCGCACTACTTCGACTGGGACCTGCTCCGGGGCAACCTGCGGCACCTGCTCAGCTCCGGCCGGCCGAGGGTGCACGAGCCGGCTTTCGATCCCGACCCCGACCACTACGTGACCTGGGAATACGCCCGGGGCTACGCCGATGGGGTGCACGACACCCTGGCCGAGGGAACCGACGACGACGAGGAAGACCCGTCGACCTGA